A stretch of Rhinopithecus roxellana isolate Shanxi Qingling chromosome 12, ASM756505v1, whole genome shotgun sequence DNA encodes these proteins:
- the PDIK1L gene encoding serine/threonine-protein kinase PDIK1L codes for MVSSQPKYDLIREVGRGSYGVVYEAVIRKTSARVAVKKIRCHAPENVELALREFWALSSIKSQHPNVIHLEECILQKDGMVQKMSHGSNSSLYLQLVETSLKGEIAFDPRSAYYLWFVMDFCDGGDMNEYLLSRKPNRKTNTSFMLQLSSALAFLHKNQIIHRDLKPDNILISQTRLDTSDLEPTLKVADFGLSKVCSASGQNPEEPVSVNKCFLSTACGTDFYMAPEVWEGHYTAKADIFALGIIIWAMLERITFIDTETKKELLGSYVKQGTEIVPVGEALLENPKMELLIPVKKKSMNGRMKQLIKEMLAANPQDRPDAFELELRLVQIAFKDSSWET; via the exons ATGGTGAGTAGCCAGCCAAAGTACGATCTAATACGGGAGGTAGGCCGAGGTAGTTACGGTGTTGTGTATGAAGCAGTCATCAGAAAGACCTCTGCACGGGTGGCAGTGAAGAAAATTCGATGTCACGCACCTGAAAATGTTGAACTAGCCCTTCGTGAGTTCTGGGCACTAAGCAGTATCAAGAGCCAACATCCAAATGTGATTCACTTGGAGGAATGCATCCTACAAAAGGATGGGATGGTGCAAAAGATGTCCCACGGCTCTAATTCTTCCCTTTATTTACAG CTTGTAGAAACTTCATTAAAAGGAGAAATTGCCTTTGATCCCAGAAGCGCCTATTATTTGTGGTTTGTGATGGATTTTTGTGACGGAGGAGATATGAATGAGTATCTATTGTCCAGGAAACCCAATCGTAAAACTAATACCAGCTTCATGCTTCAGCTGAGCAGTGCCCTGGCTTTCTTGCATAAAAACCAGATCATCCACCGAGATCTTAAGCCTGATAACATCCTGATTTCTCAAACCAGGTTGGATACCAGTGACTTGGAACCTACACTCAAAGTGGCTGATTTTGGTCTAAGTAAAGTTTGTTCAGCCTCTGGGCAGAACCCAGAAGAACCTGTCAGTGTAAACAAGTGTTTCCTTTCCACAGCATGTGGAACAGATTTTTACATGGCTCCTGAAGTTTGGGAAGGACATTACACAGCAAAAGCTGACATCTTTGCTCTGGGGATTATCATCTGGGCAATGCTGGAAAGGATCACATTcatagacacagagacaaagaaggaacTCTTGGGGAGTTACGTAAAACAAGGAACTGAGATTGTGCCTGTTGGGGAGGCACTTCTGGAAAATCCCAAAATGGAACTTCTCATTCCTGTGAAGAAAAAATCTATGAATGGGCGAATGAAACAACTGATTAAGGAAATGCTGGCTGCAAACCCTCAGGATCGCCCAGATGCTTTTGAACTAGAACTCAGATTAGTACAAATTGCATTTAAAGATAGCAGCTGGGAAACGTGA